A single window of Pseudarthrobacter psychrotolerans DNA harbors:
- the map gene encoding type I methionyl aminopeptidase: MSMIKTPEQIALMREAGRVVANTLAAVREAAGVGVTLRDLDALAAETIATAGATPAFLDYHPRWASVPFPGVICTSVNDAVVHGIPGGYTLQDGDLLSVDCGAFLDGWCGDAAISFIVGTPDPVDQALIDATDAALARGIEAARIGNKMGDLAYAIGGAARRAGYGLLADHGGHGIGRTMHAEPPVPNDGRPGRGIKLTEGLVIAIEPMLIQGRKDDYYHDDDEWTLRSANGRRAAHSEHTVAITAEGPLILTLP, from the coding sequence ATGTCCATGATCAAGACTCCCGAACAGATCGCCCTGATGCGCGAAGCCGGACGAGTGGTGGCAAACACCCTGGCGGCCGTGCGTGAGGCGGCCGGTGTAGGCGTCACCCTGCGTGACCTCGACGCACTGGCCGCAGAGACCATAGCCACGGCCGGAGCCACGCCCGCCTTCCTGGACTACCACCCGCGCTGGGCCTCAGTCCCGTTTCCCGGAGTGATCTGTACCAGTGTCAATGACGCCGTGGTCCACGGGATCCCTGGCGGATACACACTCCAGGACGGTGACCTGCTCAGCGTGGATTGCGGGGCATTCCTGGACGGCTGGTGCGGCGATGCGGCCATCAGCTTCATCGTGGGAACACCCGATCCTGTGGACCAGGCCCTCATTGATGCCACGGATGCCGCCTTGGCGCGCGGGATCGAGGCAGCCCGGATCGGCAACAAAATGGGCGATCTTGCCTACGCAATCGGCGGCGCCGCGCGGCGGGCGGGCTACGGCCTGCTGGCTGACCACGGCGGCCACGGCATCGGCCGCACCATGCACGCTGAACCGCCCGTTCCGAACGACGGCAGGCCGGGCCGCGGGATCAAGCTCACCGAGGGCCTGGTCATCGCCATCGAGCCCATGCTGATCCAGGGCCGCAAGGACGACTACTACCACGACGACGACGAATGGACCCTGCGTTCGGCCAACGGCCGCCGGGCTGCCCACAGCGAACACACGGTGGCCATCACTGCTGAGGGCCCGCTGATCCTGACGCTTCCGTAG
- a CDS encoding glyceraldehyde-3-phosphate dehydrogenase → MGREALAEAMIPVIGRLYRENNVVTSIHGRSLINKSTMNILKAHRFARRMSNTELLLEETAPLLNILAQLELGAAAIDVARLAEKFKAEGDGATLEEFLRAELAEVVGKRGGDDRTSTDVVLYGFGRIGRLLARLLIEKAGGGHGLRLRAIVVRRGSDKDLTKRASLLRRDSVHGSFEGTIRVDEAANTITANGVQVQVIYSDNPATIDYTAYGIHNALVVDNTGRWRDAEGLSQHLQSKGVARVLLTAPGKGELKNIVHGINHRTIEDTDQIVSAASCTTNAITPVLKAINDKFGVIHGHVETVHSFTNDQNLIDNFHKGDRRGRSAALNMVITETGAATAVAKALPELLGKLTGSSIRVPTPDVSLAILNLSLENGTTKDEVNDYLRQMSLHSDLRKQIDYIDSPEVVSTDFVGSRRAGIVDGLATISNDKNVILYVWYDNEFGYSCQVVRVMEEMAGVNPPSFPAKETAAALAAIAV, encoded by the coding sequence ATGGGCCGGGAGGCTCTCGCCGAGGCCATGATTCCGGTGATCGGCCGGCTGTACCGCGAAAACAACGTGGTGACCAGCATTCACGGCCGCAGCCTGATCAACAAGTCCACCATGAACATCCTCAAGGCGCACCGTTTCGCCCGCCGCATGAGCAACACCGAGCTCCTGCTCGAAGAGACCGCACCGCTTTTGAACATCCTGGCTCAGCTGGAGCTAGGTGCGGCGGCCATCGACGTCGCCCGCCTTGCGGAGAAGTTCAAGGCAGAAGGCGACGGCGCCACCCTGGAAGAGTTCCTCCGGGCCGAACTTGCCGAGGTAGTTGGGAAGCGTGGCGGCGATGACCGCACCAGCACCGACGTTGTGCTCTACGGCTTTGGCCGGATCGGCCGCCTGCTGGCGCGCCTCCTGATCGAAAAGGCCGGTGGCGGCCACGGCCTGCGCCTGCGCGCCATCGTGGTGCGCCGCGGCTCGGACAAGGACCTCACCAAGCGCGCCAGCCTTCTGCGCCGCGACTCGGTCCACGGCTCCTTCGAGGGAACCATCCGTGTGGACGAGGCTGCCAACACCATCACCGCGAACGGTGTCCAGGTCCAGGTCATCTATTCGGACAACCCCGCCACGATCGACTACACCGCGTACGGCATCCACAACGCCCTGGTGGTGGACAACACCGGCCGCTGGCGCGACGCCGAGGGCCTGTCGCAGCATCTGCAGAGCAAGGGCGTTGCCCGCGTTCTCCTCACGGCCCCGGGCAAGGGCGAACTCAAAAACATTGTGCACGGCATCAACCACCGCACCATCGAGGACACGGACCAGATCGTGTCCGCAGCCTCCTGCACCACCAACGCCATCACCCCGGTCCTGAAGGCCATCAACGACAAGTTCGGTGTAATCCACGGCCACGTGGAGACCGTCCACTCGTTCACCAACGACCAGAACCTGATCGATAACTTCCATAAGGGCGACCGCCGGGGCCGCTCCGCCGCACTGAACATGGTGATCACCGAAACCGGTGCGGCCACCGCTGTGGCGAAGGCGCTGCCCGAGCTGCTGGGCAAGCTCACGGGAAGTTCCATCCGCGTCCCCACGCCGGACGTTTCGCTGGCCATCCTGAACCTGAGCCTGGAAAACGGAACCACCAAGGATGAGGTGAACGACTACCTGCGTCAGATGTCCCTGCATTCGGACCTGCGCAAGCAGATCGACTACATCGATTCGCCGGAGGTTGTTTCCACCGATTTCGTCGGGTCCCGCCGCGCCGGAATCGTTGATGGCCTGGCCACGATCTCCAATGACAAGAACGTCATCCTCTACGTCTGGTACGACAACGAGTTCGGCTACAGCTGCCAGGTAGTCCGCGTCATGGAAGAGATGGCCGGCGTCAACCCGCCGTCCTTCCCCGCCAAGGAAACCGCTGCTGCCTTGGCCGCGATCGCCGTCTAG
- the orn gene encoding oligoribonuclease — translation MTGLDIKNDALIEVAALVTDSELNILGDGVDVVIKPEDAALAQMNDFVRDMHTRSGLLKELPHGKTMAEAEAAVMEYIEKWVPDPRKAPLGGNSVGTDRVFLSRDMPAVVEHLHYRVIDVSTIKELSRRWFARAYFQSPAKKGGHRALGDIQDSIDELRYYREAVFVPAPGPDSATAREVAQRITATPGTAETSKE, via the coding sequence ATGACCGGCCTGGACATCAAGAACGACGCCCTGATCGAGGTGGCGGCGCTGGTGACGGACTCAGAGCTCAACATTCTCGGTGACGGTGTGGACGTGGTGATCAAGCCCGAGGACGCTGCCCTTGCCCAGATGAACGACTTCGTCCGGGACATGCACACCCGGTCCGGGCTGCTCAAGGAACTGCCGCACGGCAAGACCATGGCCGAGGCCGAAGCCGCCGTGATGGAATATATCGAAAAGTGGGTGCCGGACCCGCGCAAGGCACCGCTGGGCGGCAACTCCGTGGGGACCGACCGCGTCTTCCTCTCCCGCGACATGCCGGCAGTTGTGGAGCACCTCCACTACCGCGTGATCGACGTGAGCACCATCAAGGAACTCTCCCGCCGCTGGTTCGCCCGGGCCTACTTCCAGTCCCCCGCCAAGAAGGGCGGCCACCGCGCCCTGGGGGACATCCAGGATTCCATCGACGAGCTCCGCTACTACCGCGAGGCGGTTTTCGTTCCGGCTCCCGGGCCTGACAGCGCCACTGCCCGCGAAGTTGCCCAGCGCATCACAGCCACGCCCGGCACAGCAGAGACCTCGAAAGAGTAA
- a CDS encoding LacI family DNA-binding transcriptional regulator, whose amino-acid sequence MAASTLTEVARLAGVSPATASRVLNGSARIPGKDIADRVRQAAESLGYIPNAQAQGLAKSSSGLIGLIVHDIADPYFAAIARGVQEAAREQHKMVLLATTEGAPESEKEAVAAFAARRADSIVIAGSRTSRAGDREGNTELAAELDRYCRNGGHVGVIGHGIVGATAADGYHVVRVPNEELAAQLATELAASREEDFVIIGGPEGLFTSDDRIRGFQRGLADAGVPAADVIRTDFNRAGGFEAGLALAARIAASQPGAGQNGSASLPSMMLWPSGPPPRCAPRDCGSRGTPLLPVLTTLRPFVISARPSPRCIFPWRRSDGRPPGARPVWRPTTPYHRR is encoded by the coding sequence GTGGCTGCAAGTACCCTCACCGAGGTGGCCCGGTTGGCGGGCGTTTCGCCGGCCACCGCCTCCCGAGTGCTGAACGGCTCCGCCCGGATACCGGGCAAGGATATTGCCGACCGGGTGCGCCAGGCTGCCGAATCCCTCGGCTACATTCCCAACGCCCAGGCCCAGGGGCTGGCCAAGTCCAGCTCCGGGCTGATCGGGCTGATCGTGCACGACATCGCCGATCCGTACTTTGCCGCCATCGCCCGCGGCGTCCAGGAAGCCGCGAGGGAACAGCACAAGATGGTACTGCTGGCCACCACCGAGGGCGCTCCGGAGAGTGAGAAGGAAGCCGTGGCTGCCTTCGCCGCACGCCGCGCCGATTCCATCGTGATCGCAGGATCGCGGACTTCCCGCGCGGGGGACCGGGAAGGCAACACCGAACTCGCCGCCGAACTGGACCGCTACTGCCGCAACGGCGGCCACGTGGGCGTGATCGGCCACGGGATTGTGGGCGCCACTGCAGCGGACGGCTACCACGTGGTGCGTGTGCCCAATGAGGAGCTGGCCGCGCAGCTCGCGACTGAGCTGGCCGCGTCGCGCGAAGAAGACTTCGTCATCATCGGCGGCCCGGAAGGGCTGTTCACGTCCGACGACCGGATCCGGGGGTTCCAGCGTGGCCTTGCCGACGCAGGCGTGCCAGCGGCGGACGTCATCCGCACGGACTTCAACCGTGCCGGCGGGTTCGAGGCCGGCCTCGCCCTGGCGGCACGGATCGCAGCTTCCCAACCAGGGGCGGGACAAAACGGCTCTGCATCTTTGCCGTCAATGATGTTATGGCCATCGGGGCCGCCGCCGCGCTGCGCTCCGAGGGACTGCGGATCCCGCGGGACGCCGCTGTTGCCGGTTTTGACGACATTGAGACCCTTCGTGATTTCCGCCCGGCCCTCTCCACGGTGCATCTTCCCCTGGAGGAGATCGGACGGCAGGCCGCCTGGAGCGCGGCCGGTCTGGCGTCCAACGACGCCGTATCATCGCCGGTAA
- a CDS encoding HNH endonuclease family protein: MTVSWRAYRRARRRSRQAWVLLVVLALSAVGSAGWFFTAGQFAAAEPAIAGPSEAPVFDGTWMKPVIPVHAVPQGSALDALEGLPVKGRAPKDNYQREAFGQAWLDVDRNGCDTRNDILRRDLTAVGFTEGSKCKVASGAIQEPYTGKAVEFRRGPESSKEIQIDHIVALGDAWQKGAQGLTPQQRQSLANDPLNLIAADGPANQQKSASDAATWLPKNKNIRCHYVARQISVKASYGLWVTQPEKDAMRHVLDSCPDQPTISAR, translated from the coding sequence ATGACCGTCAGTTGGCGTGCCTACCGCCGTGCCCGCCGCCGCTCGAGGCAGGCCTGGGTTCTGTTGGTGGTGCTGGCCCTGTCGGCAGTGGGCTCTGCGGGATGGTTTTTCACTGCAGGCCAGTTCGCGGCGGCAGAACCAGCCATCGCAGGGCCCAGCGAGGCGCCTGTTTTCGACGGGACCTGGATGAAGCCCGTGATCCCGGTGCACGCTGTACCGCAGGGGAGTGCCCTGGACGCCCTGGAGGGGCTGCCCGTCAAGGGACGGGCGCCCAAGGACAACTACCAGCGGGAGGCCTTCGGGCAGGCTTGGCTGGACGTGGACCGGAACGGCTGCGACACCCGCAATGACATCCTCCGCAGGGACCTCACCGCTGTGGGCTTCACGGAGGGTTCCAAGTGCAAGGTCGCGTCGGGGGCCATCCAGGAGCCGTACACGGGGAAAGCCGTGGAGTTCCGGCGTGGCCCGGAAAGCAGCAAGGAAATCCAGATCGACCACATCGTGGCGCTCGGGGATGCGTGGCAGAAGGGCGCACAGGGGCTGACCCCGCAGCAGCGCCAGAGCCTGGCCAACGATCCGCTGAACCTCATCGCCGCGGACGGTCCCGCCAACCAGCAGAAGAGCGCAAGCGACGCTGCCACCTGGCTGCCGAAGAACAAGAACATCCGCTGCCATTACGTTGCACGCCAGATCTCGGTGAAGGCGTCATATGGGCTGTGGGTCACGCAGCCGGAGAAGGATGCGATGAGGCACGTCCTGGACTCCTGCCCGGACCAGCCAACCATCAGCGCCCGGTGA
- the msrA gene encoding peptide-methionine (S)-S-oxide reductase MsrA: MKTFVLGGGCFWCLDAVYQITKGVTSVISGYTGGHDPQPDYYSVCGGTTGHAEVVAVTFDESVIPAEVILDMFFALHDPTTLNRQGYDVGTQYRSSMFYETTEEKILFEEAIERNQALWSHPIVTQVSRLPRFHAAEDIHQDYYAKYPEQGYCQVIINPKLAKARKYYSAWLNA; this comes from the coding sequence ATGAAAACTTTTGTTCTTGGCGGGGGCTGCTTCTGGTGCCTTGACGCTGTCTACCAAATAACCAAGGGCGTCACGTCGGTGATTTCCGGGTACACGGGCGGCCATGACCCCCAGCCGGACTACTACTCCGTCTGCGGCGGGACTACAGGCCACGCTGAGGTCGTGGCGGTCACTTTTGACGAGTCCGTCATCCCGGCCGAGGTCATCCTGGACATGTTCTTCGCGCTGCACGATCCCACCACGCTCAACCGCCAGGGCTACGATGTGGGCACACAGTACCGCTCGTCCATGTTCTACGAGACCACGGAGGAGAAGATTCTCTTCGAGGAAGCCATCGAACGGAACCAGGCGCTGTGGTCGCACCCGATCGTGACCCAGGTCAGCCGGCTGCCACGGTTCCATGCCGCGGAGGACATCCATCAGGACTACTACGCCAAGTATCCCGAGCAGGGTTACTGCCAGGTGATCATCAATCCCAAACTCGCCAAGGCCAGGAAATATTACTCTGCATGGCTTAATGCTTAG
- a CDS encoding C4-type zinc ribbon domain-containing protein, translating to MAKAAPAEQLKLLELQGLDAKLRSLSNRRRALETDPRIEDLQSALSVANGELGAAKMAVHDAEAELKRAEADVEQVASRIGRDEARLNSGTGLSKDLVALQKDIASLNKRRSDLEDVELEILERLDSLRERQAAQQLIVDSVQGSFGGIRAELDEALAEVAAEATVVRGKRAEFAEGLDAGMLAIYEKTLAKRGVGAARLFHGTSEASGMKLSPGDLAEIKAATADDIVFCPDSGAILVRSAEWNTPAPSN from the coding sequence GTGGCCAAGGCAGCACCGGCGGAACAGTTGAAGTTGCTCGAACTGCAGGGGCTGGACGCAAAGCTCAGGTCCCTGTCCAACCGCCGCCGCGCCCTGGAAACCGATCCCCGGATCGAGGACCTGCAATCGGCACTGTCCGTCGCCAACGGTGAACTCGGCGCCGCCAAGATGGCCGTCCACGACGCCGAAGCCGAGCTGAAACGCGCCGAGGCCGACGTCGAACAGGTGGCCTCCCGCATCGGCCGCGACGAAGCCCGGCTCAACAGCGGAACCGGGCTGTCAAAGGACCTCGTGGCCCTGCAGAAGGACATTGCCTCCCTCAACAAGCGCCGCTCCGACCTTGAAGACGTGGAGCTGGAAATCCTGGAACGCCTGGATTCACTGCGCGAGCGTCAGGCTGCCCAGCAGCTCATCGTGGACAGCGTCCAGGGCTCGTTCGGCGGCATCCGCGCCGAACTCGATGAAGCCCTGGCCGAAGTGGCCGCGGAAGCGACCGTTGTCCGCGGCAAGCGTGCCGAATTCGCTGAGGGACTCGACGCCGGGATGCTGGCTATCTACGAAAAGACGCTGGCAAAGCGGGGAGTAGGCGCCGCCCGGTTGTTCCACGGAACCTCTGAGGCCTCCGGAATGAAGCTGAGCCCCGGCGACCTGGCCGAGATCAAGGCCGCCACCGCAGATGACATTGTGTTCTGCCCGGATTCGGGAGCCATTCTGGTGCGCTCCGCCGAGTGGAACACGCCCGCCCCAAGTAACTAG
- a CDS encoding slipin family protein, giving the protein MDPTSMYIAIAAALLLLILLKMSIRIVRQYEQGVLFRLGRVIGVKMPGLRFIIPVIDRLPLVSLRIVTMPIQSQGIITQDNVSVDISAVAYYRVVDAVKSVVAIENVVAAIDQIAQTTLRKVVGRHSLDQTLSETERINRDIREILDQLTLAWGVEVVMVELKDIQLPDSMKRAMARQAEAEREKRAKIIAAEGEAIAAAALGDASDTMMAHPLALQLRNLQSLVEISVDKNSTVVFPAPLMSTIGELSAFLARENQAATVAAAKPPVKAA; this is encoded by the coding sequence ATGGACCCCACCAGCATGTACATCGCCATCGCCGCCGCACTGCTGCTGCTCATCTTGCTGAAGATGTCCATCCGCATCGTGCGGCAGTATGAGCAGGGCGTGCTCTTCCGGCTGGGCAGGGTCATTGGCGTCAAGATGCCGGGGCTGCGGTTCATCATTCCCGTCATTGACCGTCTTCCGCTGGTCAGCCTGCGGATCGTGACAATGCCAATCCAGTCGCAGGGCATCATCACCCAGGACAACGTGAGCGTCGACATCTCAGCGGTCGCCTACTACCGCGTGGTCGACGCCGTGAAATCCGTCGTGGCGATTGAGAATGTCGTAGCGGCAATCGACCAGATCGCCCAGACCACACTGAGGAAGGTGGTGGGCCGTCACAGCCTGGATCAGACGCTGTCTGAAACCGAGCGCATCAACCGCGACATCCGGGAAATTCTGGATCAGCTGACACTCGCCTGGGGCGTCGAGGTGGTGATGGTGGAGCTTAAGGACATCCAACTTCCCGACAGCATGAAGCGTGCCATGGCCCGTCAGGCCGAGGCCGAGCGGGAGAAGAGGGCGAAGATCATCGCCGCGGAAGGCGAAGCCATCGCGGCAGCTGCCCTCGGCGACGCTTCGGACACCATGATGGCCCACCCGCTTGCCCTGCAGCTCCGAAATTTGCAGTCCCTGGTGGAGATCTCCGTGGACAAGAACTCCACGGTTGTCTTCCCCGCGCCCTTGATGAGCACCATCGGCGAACTATCCGCCTTCCTCGCCCGCGAGAACCAGGCGGCCACAGTTGCCGCCGCCAAGCCGCCGGTCAAGGCGGCCTGA
- a CDS encoding DNA alkylation repair protein, whose protein sequence is MDGISPHVEPLDKEPSDAAAPATEAPKRELLDAVRAALRERADPVRAAGAQAYMKSTLPSLGVRVPEVRRLALAAAAAHPLTSAGGLRATVLELWRGSTVREERYAAIDLTSLRLVARDQLMLPVYEEIIRTGAWWDFVDGVSHRIGGLLQAHRPVMTELLLAWSRDQDFWIRRSAITSQLKAKARTDQDLLRAVIEPNLADPEFFIRKAIGWALREYAKSDPEWVRNFVVDKGTRLSPLSRKEALRHLDQGTTPGVTGAG, encoded by the coding sequence ATGGACGGAATATCGCCGCATGTGGAACCGCTGGACAAGGAGCCTTCAGACGCGGCAGCTCCGGCCACGGAGGCTCCGAAACGCGAGCTGCTGGACGCCGTCCGCGCAGCGTTGCGGGAGCGGGCGGACCCCGTGCGGGCCGCCGGCGCGCAGGCGTATATGAAGTCCACCCTGCCATCGCTGGGCGTCAGGGTCCCGGAGGTCAGGCGGCTGGCGCTGGCCGCTGCCGCCGCCCATCCCTTGACCTCGGCAGGCGGGCTCCGGGCCACGGTGCTTGAACTCTGGCGCGGCTCCACGGTGCGCGAGGAACGCTATGCGGCCATTGACCTGACAAGCCTCCGGTTGGTGGCCCGTGACCAGCTGATGCTCCCTGTCTATGAGGAGATCATCCGCACCGGCGCGTGGTGGGACTTCGTGGACGGGGTGTCGCATCGTATCGGCGGGCTTCTTCAGGCCCACCGGCCCGTAATGACCGAACTCCTGCTGGCCTGGAGCAGGGACCAGGACTTCTGGATCAGGCGGTCGGCCATCACCTCGCAGTTGAAGGCCAAGGCCCGCACGGATCAGGACCTGCTGCGGGCCGTGATCGAGCCGAACCTGGCGGACCCGGAGTTTTTCATCCGGAAGGCCATTGGCTGGGCGCTTCGCGAATACGCCAAGTCGGACCCGGAGTGGGTGCGCAATTTCGTGGTGGACAAGGGCACACGGTTGAGTCCACTGTCGCGGAAGGAAGCCTTGCGGCATCTGGACCAGGGCACGACGCCGGGAGTCACCGGCGCCGGATAA
- a CDS encoding Nif3-like dinuclear metal center hexameric protein: MEPADIGVKDADKHDDGTLTGEDAAGAGPGAPTLGQVLLAVEELWPESLAENWDEVGLVAGHPSAPVAKVMFAVDPTLTVIEEAIEWGAELLITHHPLLLKGVTSVAATTAKGQAIHRLIESGTALLTVHTNGDSAVGGVSDVLADALGLEGVVPLTAAANGLPEEGIGRVGDLADVMSLGDFAARVFGILPSVAGGVRVSGDKDGLVRRIAVCGGAGDSLFSEVRANNADVYVTADLRHHPASEAREAAVNGRPYLIDVSHFASEWLWLPAAASALGNVLADQGHDVEIQVSTTNSDPWDFILTPG; this comes from the coding sequence ATGGAACCTGCAGACATCGGCGTCAAAGATGCGGACAAGCACGACGACGGCACCCTTACCGGGGAGGACGCTGCAGGTGCTGGTCCGGGCGCTCCCACGCTGGGCCAGGTGCTGTTGGCGGTAGAGGAACTCTGGCCCGAGTCGCTGGCCGAAAACTGGGACGAAGTAGGGCTCGTTGCCGGCCATCCGTCCGCGCCCGTTGCCAAGGTGATGTTCGCCGTTGATCCCACGCTTACAGTGATCGAGGAAGCCATCGAATGGGGCGCCGAGCTCCTGATTACCCACCACCCGTTGCTCCTCAAAGGCGTCACGTCCGTGGCGGCCACCACCGCCAAAGGGCAGGCCATCCACCGGCTCATCGAGTCTGGAACCGCACTCCTGACCGTCCACACCAACGGTGATTCCGCCGTCGGGGGCGTTTCCGACGTCCTGGCTGATGCGCTGGGACTCGAAGGCGTGGTCCCGCTGACGGCTGCCGCGAACGGGCTGCCCGAGGAAGGCATCGGACGCGTGGGTGATCTGGCTGACGTGATGAGCCTGGGCGATTTCGCTGCCCGGGTGTTCGGCATCCTGCCCTCGGTGGCCGGGGGAGTCCGCGTGTCCGGGGATAAGGACGGGCTGGTGCGGCGCATTGCGGTGTGCGGCGGTGCGGGGGATTCTTTGTTCAGCGAGGTGCGGGCCAACAACGCCGACGTCTATGTCACCGCCGACCTCAGGCACCATCCGGCGTCCGAAGCCCGTGAAGCGGCAGTGAACGGCCGGCCTTACCTGATTGACGTTTCGCACTTTGCCAGCGAATGGCTGTGGCTGCCCGCCGCGGCGTCGGCTCTGGGCAATGTGCTTGCCGATCAGGGCCACGACGTCGAGATCCAGGTAAGCACCACCAACAGCGATCCGTGGGACTTCATTCTGACTCCGGGCTAA
- a CDS encoding alpha/beta hydrolase — protein MLPGSMTAVPACGNAGPRPAVLVLPGGGYAGQADHESEPVAEWLAALGIHAYVLRYRVAPHRHPAPLADGKEALLAIREGALGLAVDNTRVGVLGFSAGGHLAATLSTAVATGNASLDVGAAVPDLTILCYPVVSFTDAVHQGSVDNLAGGSPSDDLLRALSPDLQVTAATPPAFVWHTADDAAVPVRHSFSYAGALIRAGVPAELHVFPQGRHGLGLARELPGPDQWTSLCAAWLDRMGWTAVPTELSA, from the coding sequence ATGCTCCCGGGCTCAATGACTGCCGTGCCTGCCTGCGGCAATGCAGGTCCGCGCCCAGCGGTTCTGGTCCTTCCCGGTGGAGGGTATGCAGGACAGGCCGACCACGAGTCAGAGCCGGTTGCCGAGTGGCTCGCCGCACTGGGGATCCATGCCTATGTGCTGCGGTACAGGGTTGCCCCGCACCGCCATCCGGCGCCGCTGGCGGACGGCAAGGAGGCCCTTTTGGCGATCCGCGAAGGCGCCCTTGGCCTGGCGGTGGACAACACTCGGGTGGGCGTCCTCGGCTTCTCGGCCGGGGGCCACCTTGCGGCAACGCTGTCGACGGCGGTCGCCACCGGAAATGCCTCGCTGGATGTCGGAGCTGCCGTTCCGGACCTGACGATTCTGTGCTATCCGGTTGTATCCTTCACGGACGCGGTCCATCAGGGGTCAGTGGACAACCTAGCGGGCGGGTCGCCGTCGGACGATCTGCTCCGGGCGCTGTCCCCCGATCTCCAGGTCACTGCCGCCACGCCGCCGGCCTTTGTGTGGCACACCGCCGACGATGCGGCGGTACCGGTCCGCCACAGCTTCTCCTACGCGGGGGCGTTGATCCGCGCCGGCGTGCCGGCCGAACTCCACGTTTTTCCGCAGGGCCGCCATGGCCTCGGACTGGCCCGGGAACTGCCGGGACCGGATCAATGGACATCTCTGTGTGCGGCCTGGCTGGACAGGATGGGATGGACGGCAGTACCCACGGAACTGTCGGCCTGA
- the def gene encoding peptide deformylase codes for MTVLPITVWGEPVLHRRAAEVEVFDDELRTLIADMFETNDAANGVGLAAPQVGVGKRIFVYKYDNDDGAPPIGVLVNPVLTLSKISGALPDPEEEEEGCLSFPGGSYPLKRAEWARVEGFDGYGQPVEFEATGWFARVIQHEYDHLDGKLYVNRLMDRYARKAMKQAKKSGWGVPGLTWMPGVDPDPFGH; via the coding sequence ATGACAGTTCTGCCAATCACCGTCTGGGGAGAACCGGTGCTGCACCGCCGCGCCGCCGAGGTGGAGGTGTTCGACGACGAACTGCGCACCCTGATCGCGGACATGTTTGAAACCAACGACGCTGCCAACGGCGTGGGCCTGGCGGCGCCGCAGGTTGGTGTTGGCAAGAGAATATTCGTGTACAAGTACGACAATGACGACGGCGCCCCGCCGATCGGTGTCCTGGTTAACCCGGTGCTGACGCTGTCCAAAATCTCCGGCGCACTGCCGGACCCCGAGGAAGAGGAAGAGGGCTGCCTCTCGTTCCCGGGCGGCTCATACCCGCTCAAGCGTGCGGAATGGGCGCGGGTGGAAGGCTTTGACGGCTACGGGCAGCCGGTTGAATTCGAAGCGACAGGCTGGTTCGCCCGGGTGATCCAGCACGAATACGACCACCTCGACGGAAAACTTTACGTCAACCGGCTGATGGACCGCTATGCCCGGAAGGCCATGAAACAGGCCAAGAAGAGCGGCTGGGGCGTGCCCGGGCTGACCTGGATGCCCGGCGTGGATCCGGACCCGTTCGGCCATTAG
- a CDS encoding peroxide stress protein YaaA, translating into MLILLPPSEGKTPAARGSAVDWPSLSFPELNTYRAKVLEALGTVSAHEDALALLGVGASLQDDVERNTRLHAEPAAPAHQIYSGVLYDALGYKTLTPAQRRKADGSVLVISALWGAIRFADRVPAYRLSMGTALPDVGRLASFWKPQLSAALAESVSGHLLVDCRSSTYAAAWAPPPAQTVAVNVFTQVNGVRKVVSHFAKHTRGELARHLLARRGNAPQTPVQLLKATREKWAAELVDGSARKPHTLNIILPN; encoded by the coding sequence GTGCTGATTCTGCTTCCCCCCTCCGAAGGCAAGACCCCCGCAGCCCGTGGGTCCGCCGTCGACTGGCCATCACTGAGCTTTCCGGAACTCAACACGTACCGGGCCAAAGTCCTGGAGGCGCTGGGGACGGTCAGCGCACATGAGGATGCCCTCGCGCTGCTGGGCGTCGGCGCATCGCTGCAGGACGACGTCGAACGCAATACCCGGCTCCACGCCGAACCGGCGGCCCCTGCGCACCAGATCTATTCCGGCGTTCTGTACGACGCCCTCGGCTACAAAACCCTCACCCCGGCGCAGCGCCGGAAGGCCGATGGTTCAGTGCTGGTGATCTCGGCGCTGTGGGGTGCCATCCGCTTCGCCGACCGCGTGCCCGCCTACCGGCTGTCAATGGGAACGGCACTGCCCGACGTCGGCCGCCTCGCCTCGTTCTGGAAACCGCAGCTTTCGGCGGCCCTCGCGGAGTCGGTGTCCGGGCATCTGCTGGTGGACTGCCGCTCCAGCACCTATGCCGCGGCGTGGGCACCGCCGCCGGCTCAGACGGTGGCCGTCAACGTCTTCACCCAGGTCAACGGGGTGCGCAAGGTGGTCAGCCACTTCGCCAAGCACACCCGCGGCGAGCTGGCACGGCACCTGCTGGCCCGCCGCGGCAACGCCCCGCAGACCCCGGTGCAGCTGCTGAAGGCCACCCGCGAAAAATGGGCTGCGGAGCTGGTAGATGGTTCAGCGCGGAAACCGCACACCCTGAACATCATCCTGCCCAACTAG